A window of Streptomyces sp. SAI-127 contains these coding sequences:
- a CDS encoding nucleotide pyrophosphatase/phosphodiesterase family protein, with the protein MSHQPQEAGPTPLLVLDVVGLTPRLLHHMPHLKSLAQSGSHAPLGTVLPAVTCAAQSTFLTGTHPSEHGIVGNGWYFRELGDVLLWRQHNGLVAGDKLWDAARRAHPGYTVANICWWYAMGADTDFTVTPRPVYYADGRKEPDCYTRPPDLHDELTRKLGTFPLFHFWGPGADLVSSQWIIDATRHLMGTRHPDLTLCYLPHLDYDLQRFGPDDPRSLKAAADLDRALAPLLDDARAQGRTVVALSEYGITRADRPVDINRALRRAGLLEVHTQDGMEYLDPMASRAFAVADHQIAHIYVRRPEDLDATRAALDGLPGIEQLLDDEGKKAHHLDHPRSGELVAVAEPDAWFTYYYWLDDDRAPDFAQLVEIHRKPGYDPVELFMDPLDPYVKVKAATALARKKLGLRYRMAVVPLDPSPIRGSHGRLPESDDDGPLLICSTPRVLGDRIAATEVKSLLLHLAGLG; encoded by the coding sequence ATGAGCCACCAGCCCCAAGAGGCGGGCCCCACCCCTCTCCTCGTCCTCGACGTCGTAGGCCTCACCCCCCGTCTCCTCCACCACATGCCCCACCTCAAGTCCCTCGCCCAGTCCGGATCCCACGCCCCGCTCGGCACCGTGCTGCCCGCCGTCACCTGCGCCGCCCAGTCCACCTTCCTCACCGGCACCCACCCGTCGGAGCACGGCATCGTCGGCAACGGCTGGTACTTCCGCGAGCTCGGCGACGTACTCCTCTGGCGTCAGCACAACGGTCTGGTCGCCGGCGACAAGCTCTGGGACGCCGCCCGCCGCGCCCACCCCGGCTACACGGTCGCCAACATCTGCTGGTGGTACGCCATGGGCGCCGACACCGACTTCACCGTCACCCCCCGCCCGGTCTACTACGCCGACGGCCGCAAGGAACCCGACTGCTACACCCGGCCCCCGGACCTGCACGACGAACTCACCCGGAAACTCGGCACCTTCCCCCTCTTCCACTTCTGGGGCCCCGGCGCGGACCTGGTCTCCAGCCAGTGGATCATCGACGCGACCCGCCACCTCATGGGCACCCGCCATCCCGACCTGACGCTCTGCTACCTCCCTCACCTCGACTACGACCTCCAGCGCTTCGGGCCCGACGACCCGCGCTCCCTGAAAGCCGCCGCCGACCTGGACAGGGCGCTGGCCCCGCTCCTGGACGACGCCCGCGCGCAAGGCCGTACCGTCGTCGCGTTGTCCGAGTACGGCATCACCCGCGCGGACCGCCCCGTCGACATCAACCGCGCCTTGCGCCGCGCCGGACTCCTCGAGGTGCACACACAGGACGGCATGGAGTACCTCGACCCGATGGCGTCCCGTGCCTTCGCGGTCGCCGACCACCAGATCGCCCACATCTATGTGCGCCGCCCCGAGGATTTGGACGCCACCCGCGCCGCCCTAGACGGCCTGCCCGGCATCGAGCAACTCCTCGACGACGAGGGCAAGAAGGCCCACCACCTCGACCATCCGCGCTCCGGTGAACTCGTCGCCGTGGCGGAGCCGGACGCCTGGTTCACGTACTACTACTGGCTCGACGACGACCGCGCGCCCGACTTCGCGCAGCTGGTCGAGATCCACCGCAAACCCGGCTACGACCCGGTCGAACTCTTCATGGACCCGCTCGACCCCTACGTCAAGGTCAAGGCAGCCACCGCGCTGGCCCGCAAGAAGCTCGGCCTGCGCTATCGCATGGCGGTCGTGCCCCTCGACCCGTCACCTATTCGCGGCAGCCACGGCCGCCTCCCCGAGAGCGACGACGACGGTCCGCTCCTCATCTGCTCCACCCCCCGCGTCCTCGGCGACCGCATCGCGGCCACCGAAGTGAAGTCACTCCTGCTGCACCTCGCCGGTCTCGGCTGA
- a CDS encoding EboA domain-containing protein, with the protein MTNSHAHQATSPADTQGTTLARTPLHDLHSHVSERLGDAARTWLDQALDEAAAHPGAHGPISVWELRLAEAGRRCGPEHADAVRILILHAARADTAALTRVYAQGTAAERRAVLHALPHLVSGPEALPLVEDALRTNDTWLLSAAVGPYAARHLAPHHWRHAVLKCLFTGVPVAEVADLDRRAHADAELARMLGDYAAERTAAGRPVPEDLHRVLTLTDPTATPPAPAADHGPNGAEGTHGKES; encoded by the coding sequence ATGACCAACTCCCACGCCCACCAGGCAACCTCTCCGGCGGACACCCAGGGCACCACCCTCGCCCGAACCCCGCTGCACGACCTGCACAGCCACGTCTCCGAACGTCTCGGTGACGCCGCCCGCACCTGGCTCGACCAGGCCCTCGACGAGGCCGCCGCCCACCCCGGCGCCCACGGCCCCATCTCCGTATGGGAGTTGCGCCTCGCCGAGGCAGGCCGCCGCTGCGGCCCCGAACACGCCGACGCCGTCCGCATCCTGATCCTGCACGCGGCCCGCGCCGACACCGCCGCCCTCACCCGGGTCTACGCCCAGGGCACCGCCGCCGAACGCCGTGCCGTCCTGCACGCCCTGCCCCATCTGGTGTCCGGCCCCGAGGCCCTCCCGCTCGTCGAGGACGCCCTGCGCACCAACGACACCTGGCTCCTGTCCGCCGCCGTCGGCCCCTACGCCGCCCGCCACCTCGCCCCCCACCACTGGCGCCACGCCGTCCTGAAGTGCCTGTTCACCGGGGTACCCGTCGCCGAGGTGGCGGACCTGGACCGACGGGCCCACGCGGATGCCGAACTCGCCCGCATGCTCGGCGACTACGCCGCCGAACGCACCGCCGCGGGGCGTCCTGTGCCCGAGGACCTGCACCGCGTCCTGACCCTGACCGACCCCACGGCCACCCCACCCGCGCCGGCCGCCGACCACGGCCCGAACGGCGCGGAAGGCACCCACGGCAAGGAGTCCTGA
- a CDS encoding TatD family hydrolase, giving the protein MRIFDPHIHMTSRTTDDYQAMYTAGVRAVVEPSFWLGQPRTSPTSFLDYFDSLLGWEPFRAAQYGIAHHCTLALNPKEANDPRCVPVLDELPRYLVKDQVVAVGEIGYDSMTPAEDTALAAQLQLAADHELPALVHTPHRDKLAGLRRTLDVVRESALPMDRVLVDHLNETTVKEAKDSGCWLGFSVYPDTKMDEERMVAILRSYGPEQVLVNSAADWGRSDPLKTRKVADLMLAEGFTEDDVDRVLWQNPVAFYGLSGRLNLDVAATEATHEGNSILRGGA; this is encoded by the coding sequence ATGCGCATCTTCGACCCCCACATCCACATGACGTCACGGACCACCGACGACTACCAGGCCATGTACACCGCCGGCGTCCGCGCCGTCGTCGAGCCGTCCTTCTGGCTCGGTCAGCCCCGCACCTCTCCCACCTCCTTCCTCGACTACTTCGACTCCCTGCTGGGCTGGGAGCCGTTCCGCGCCGCCCAGTACGGCATCGCCCACCACTGCACCCTCGCCCTGAACCCCAAAGAGGCCAACGACCCGCGCTGCGTCCCCGTCCTCGACGAGCTGCCCCGGTATCTCGTCAAGGACCAGGTCGTCGCCGTCGGCGAGATCGGCTACGACTCGATGACCCCGGCCGAGGACACCGCCCTCGCCGCCCAGCTCCAGCTCGCCGCCGACCACGAGCTGCCCGCGCTCGTCCACACCCCGCACCGCGACAAGCTCGCCGGGCTGCGCCGCACCCTCGACGTCGTCCGCGAGTCCGCGCTGCCCATGGACCGGGTCCTGGTCGACCACCTCAACGAGACCACCGTCAAGGAGGCCAAGGACAGCGGCTGCTGGCTCGGCTTCTCCGTCTATCCCGACACCAAGATGGACGAGGAGCGGATGGTCGCGATCCTGCGCTCCTACGGCCCCGAACAGGTCCTGGTGAACTCCGCCGCCGACTGGGGCCGCAGCGATCCCCTCAAGACCCGCAAGGTCGCGGACCTCATGCTCGCCGAGGGCTTCACCGAGGACGACGTCGACCGCGTGCTGTGGCAGAACCCGGTCGCCTTCTACGGACTCAGCGGCCGGCTCAACCTCGACGTCGCGGCCACCGAAGCCACCCACGAGGGCAACTCCATCCTCCGCGGCGGGGCGTGA
- a CDS encoding sugar phosphate isomerase/epimerase family protein: protein MTDPLASPHPAPAPRATPLRFGYGTNGLADLRLDDALTLLADLGYDGVGLTLDHMHLDPLASDLAARTRRLAHRLDALGLTVTIETGARYVLDPRRKHGPSLLDPDPDDRARRVDLLVRAVQVAADLGAHAVHCFSGVTPPGTDPDTAWKRLAETLTPVLDTATTAGIPLAIEPEPGHLLATLADFHHLRTTLGDPAALGLTLDIGHCQCLEPLSPAECVRAAGPWLRHVQIEDMRRGVHEHLPFGDGDIDFPPVLAALADTGYQGLTVVELPRHSHAGPHFAELSLPFLRQAVALSQGSTP, encoded by the coding sequence ATGACCGACCCCCTCGCTTCACCCCACCCCGCCCCAGCCCCCCGCGCCACCCCGCTCCGCTTCGGCTACGGCACCAACGGTCTCGCCGACCTTCGTCTCGACGACGCCCTCACCCTGCTCGCCGACCTCGGCTACGACGGTGTCGGTCTGACTCTCGACCACATGCACCTGGACCCCCTCGCCTCCGACCTGGCCGCCCGCACCCGCCGCCTCGCGCACCGCCTGGACGCGCTCGGACTGACGGTCACCATCGAAACCGGCGCCCGCTATGTGCTCGACCCACGCCGCAAACACGGCCCCTCGCTGCTCGACCCCGACCCGGACGACCGCGCCCGCCGCGTCGACCTGCTGGTCCGGGCCGTCCAGGTCGCCGCCGATCTCGGCGCGCACGCCGTGCACTGCTTCAGCGGCGTCACCCCGCCCGGCACGGACCCGGACACGGCGTGGAAGCGGCTGGCCGAGACACTCACCCCCGTCCTCGACACCGCCACCACCGCCGGCATCCCCCTCGCCATCGAGCCCGAACCGGGCCACCTCCTCGCCACCCTCGCCGACTTCCACCACCTCCGCACCACCCTCGGCGACCCGGCGGCCCTCGGACTGACCCTCGACATCGGCCACTGCCAATGCCTCGAACCCCTGTCGCCCGCCGAGTGCGTGCGCGCCGCGGGCCCCTGGCTGCGCCACGTCCAGATCGAGGACATGCGCCGGGGCGTCCACGAACACCTCCCCTTCGGCGACGGCGACATCGACTTCCCGCCCGTCCTGGCCGCCCTGGCCGACACCGGCTACCAGGGCCTGACGGTCGTCGAACTGCCCCGCCACTCCCACGCGGGCCCCCACTTCGCCGAACTCTCCCTCCCGTTCCTCCGTCAGGCAGTGGCGCTCTCACAAGGAAGCACCCCATGA
- a CDS encoding sugar phosphate isomerase/epimerase — translation MSRISQPDPELTHRLTRRGMLGVAAGATAAALLGAAATPATAATETAGKTSGRGRPVLPPGRLGIQLYSLRDKVSTLGFAPVFAELEKYGYDEVEFAGYTQGSAGPITLAQLKRLARDHGLNPIGSHVGYYSDDPNAYTFAQNLTKVLDDAQALGLKHIGTASGPFRYGSTVDAWKRAAEEFNTYGAAAKARGMKFYQHNHSEEFSFATDNPKVRLYDVLLKETDPDLVFLEMDIYWAYSGQFRFSKRPDGTPAPFEPLNYVLRQPHRYPLFHVKDGVSDPANTYGYRMTDVGDGDIDYQKFISAVTRLKGERLAHHWQAEHDQPTESFTFARRSSAYLHSLREKC, via the coding sequence ATGAGCCGCATCTCCCAGCCCGACCCCGAACTCACCCACCGCCTCACCAGACGAGGCATGCTCGGCGTGGCCGCGGGTGCCACCGCGGCCGCGTTGCTGGGCGCCGCAGCGACCCCGGCGACCGCCGCCACCGAGACGGCCGGCAAGACGTCCGGCCGCGGCCGCCCCGTCCTGCCCCCCGGCCGCCTCGGCATCCAGCTCTACAGCCTCCGGGACAAGGTCTCCACGCTCGGCTTCGCCCCCGTCTTCGCCGAACTGGAGAAGTACGGCTACGACGAGGTCGAGTTCGCCGGCTACACCCAGGGTTCTGCCGGGCCCATCACGCTGGCCCAGCTCAAGCGGCTGGCACGTGACCACGGCCTGAACCCGATCGGCAGCCATGTCGGCTACTACTCGGACGACCCCAACGCCTACACCTTCGCCCAGAACCTCACCAAGGTCCTCGACGACGCCCAGGCCCTCGGCCTCAAGCACATCGGCACCGCCTCGGGACCGTTCCGCTACGGCTCGACCGTCGACGCGTGGAAGCGCGCCGCCGAGGAGTTCAACACCTACGGAGCCGCGGCGAAGGCACGCGGCATGAAGTTCTACCAGCACAACCATTCCGAGGAGTTCTCCTTCGCCACCGACAACCCCAAGGTCCGTCTCTACGACGTGCTGCTCAAGGAGACCGACCCCGACCTGGTGTTCCTGGAGATGGACATCTACTGGGCGTACTCGGGACAGTTCCGCTTCTCCAAGCGGCCCGACGGCACCCCCGCCCCCTTCGAACCCCTGAACTACGTCCTCAGGCAGCCCCACCGCTACCCGCTCTTCCACGTCAAGGACGGGGTGAGCGACCCGGCCAACACCTACGGCTACCGCATGACCGACGTCGGCGACGGAGACATCGACTACCAGAAGTTCATCTCCGCCGTGACCCGGCTGAAGGGCGAGCGCCTGGCCCACCACTGGCAGGCCGAACACGACCAGCCCACCGAGTCCTTCACCTTCGCCCGCCGCTCCAGCGCGTACCTGCACTCGCTGCGGGAGAAGTGCTGA
- the eboE gene encoding metabolite traffic protein EboE: MRFRHPDGTTVHLAYCTNVHPAETLDGVLAQLRDHCEPVRRRLGRDRLGIGLWLARDAAHALVSDPSALRDLRTELDRRGLEVVTLNGFPYEGFGAEEVKYRVYKPDWADPERLDHTTALARVLTGLLPDDVTEGSISTLPLAWRTAYDDASAEKARTALLTLAERLDALQELTGRSIRVGLEPEPGCVVETTGDAIAPLTAIAHERIGICVDTCHLATSFEDPHTALDALTAARVPVVKSQLSAALHAEHPHLPEVREALAAFDEPRFLHQTRTGTAAGLRGTDDLGEALAGDALPDGAPWRAHFHVPLHAAPAAPLTSTLPVLKSALTRLVGGPHPLTRHLEVETYTWQALPPELRPRGRTQLADGIAAELTLARDLLTDLGLKELP, from the coding sequence ATGCGATTCCGCCACCCCGACGGCACCACCGTCCACCTCGCCTACTGCACCAACGTCCACCCCGCCGAGACCCTCGACGGCGTCCTCGCCCAACTCCGCGACCACTGCGAACCCGTCCGCCGCCGCCTCGGCCGCGACCGCCTCGGCATCGGCCTGTGGCTCGCCCGCGACGCCGCCCACGCCCTGGTCAGCGACCCCTCCGCGCTGCGCGACCTGCGCACCGAACTCGACCGGCGCGGCCTCGAAGTCGTCACCCTCAACGGCTTCCCCTACGAGGGCTTCGGCGCCGAAGAGGTCAAGTACCGCGTCTACAAGCCGGACTGGGCCGACCCCGAACGCCTCGACCACACCACCGCCCTGGCCCGCGTCCTCACCGGACTCCTGCCCGACGACGTCACCGAGGGCAGCATCTCCACCCTGCCGCTCGCCTGGCGCACCGCCTACGACGACGCGAGCGCCGAAAAGGCCCGCACCGCACTGCTCACCCTCGCCGAACGCCTCGACGCCCTCCAGGAACTGACCGGCCGCTCCATCCGCGTCGGCCTCGAACCCGAACCCGGCTGCGTCGTCGAGACCACCGGCGACGCCATCGCACCGCTGACCGCGATCGCCCACGAACGCATCGGCATCTGCGTCGACACCTGCCACCTCGCCACCTCCTTCGAAGACCCGCACACCGCCCTGGACGCGCTCACCGCGGCCCGCGTCCCCGTCGTCAAGTCCCAGCTCTCAGCCGCCCTGCACGCCGAACACCCCCATCTCCCCGAGGTCCGCGAGGCACTCGCCGCCTTCGACGAACCCCGCTTCCTGCACCAGACCCGCACCGGCACGGCCGCCGGCCTCCGCGGCACCGACGACCTCGGCGAGGCCCTCGCAGGCGACGCCCTGCCCGACGGGGCACCCTGGCGCGCCCACTTCCACGTCCCGCTGCACGCCGCCCCCGCCGCACCCCTCACCTCAACGCTCCCCGTACTCAAGTCCGCTCTGACCCGGCTCGTCGGCGGCCCGCACCCGCTCACCCGCCACCTGGAGGTCGAGACCTACACCTGGCAGGCCCTCCCACCCGAACTGCGCCCACGCGGCCGCACCCAGCTAGCCGACGGCATCGCCGCCGAACTCACCCTCGCGCGTGACCTGCTGACGGACCTCGGCCTGAAGGAGCTGCCATGA